GCACCATGGCGATCTCGACATCCACCCCGTAGACCTCCCGCACCAGGGCGGCGTCCACCTCCCGACGCGGGACCCGGGCGTGGACCCGGTGGTCCTTGAGAAACAGAAAGTGATCCGCGAAGCGCAGGGCCAGGTTGAGATCGTGGATCGAGACCACCGCCGCCAGCCCGTCCGAGTGGACGATGCGGCGGATCAGGCCCAGCACCTCCAGCTGGTTCCGGAGATCCAGGCTGCTGGTGGGTTCATCCATCAGCAGGATTTTGGGAGACTGCGCCAGAGCCCGGGCGATGATTACCTTCTGCAGCTCACCGCCGCTCAAAGCGCTCACCGGCCGGTGGGCCAGCGGCGCCAGCCCCATGGCCTCCAGGGCCGCCTCGACCCGGTCATAATCCGCCCGGCCGGCCTTCCAGCGGATGTGCGGCTTGCGGCCCACAAAAACCGCCTCGAAAACCGTCAGCCCGCCCTCCGACGCCTTTTGGGGGATGTAACCCACCCGCCGGGCGATCCGCTGGCAATCCATCCGCAGCAGGTCCTCGTTTTCCAGCAGCACCGTTCCCTGCTGGGGGGCGAGGATCCGGTTGAGGCATTTCAGCAGGGTGGATTTTCCGGCGCCGTTGACCCCCAGGACCCCAAGGATGCGCCCGGCCCCCAGCTCGAAGCCCACATCGTCCAGCACCGCCCGGCCGTTGTAGGCGAAGCGGATCTCCGCCGCCGTCAGCATCAGTGCCGCCCCCGCACCAGCAGAAAGAGAAACATCGGCGCCCCCATGAACGAGGTCACCACCCCCACCGGCAGGGCCCCGGAGCCGATCAGCACCCGCCCGACGGTATCGGCCAGCAGCAGCAGCAGGGCCCCCAGGATCGCGGAGAAGGGGATCAGGAGACCGTTTTCCTCGCCCACCAGGCGCCGGGCCAGGTGGGGCGCGATCAGCCCGACAAAAGCGATCACGCCGTGGAAGGCGGTCACCATGGCGGCGACCAGCGCCGCCGCCAGCATGCCCTGCAGCCGCACCCGGGCCACGTTGGTGCCCAGGCCCCTGGCGGCCTCCTCGCCGGCGGTCAGGGCGTTGAGGTCCCAGCGCCGGATCAGAAGATAGACCATCGTCATCAGGCTGACGGCGGCCACCAACCCGATCTCGCCCCAGTTGGAGCGCGCCACGTCGCCGAAGGTCCAGAAGACCACCACCGCGAGTTCCGTCTCGGTGGCCAGATACTGCACCAGAATCGTGGCCGAGGCGAAGAGCGAGGAGAGCGCCACCCCCGCGAGGATGATCGCTTCGGGTGAAAGCTGGCGGAGACGCGCCAAAGTCAGAATGATCAGGGTGGCGCCCATGGCGCCGGCAAAGGCGAAAACGGTCACGGAGAAGACCCCGGCGCCGAACACGACGATGGCCAGGGCGGCGCCAAAAGCCGCTCCCTGGCTGATGCCGAGAGTGGAGGGCGAGCCCAGCGGGTTTTTGAGCAGGGTTTGAATGCCCAGCCCGGCCAGCGACAGCCCGCAGCCGGAGACGACGGCGGCCAGGATCCGGGGCAGGCGGATCTTCCAGACGACCACATCGGCGGCCTCCGGGGCCCTTCCCACCAGCGCCTGAAGAACCTTAAAAGGCGACAGGTCGTAGGCCCCCTGGCCCACCGCGAAGACCCCCACGGCAAACGTCAATCCGGTGAGGCCCGCCAGCCAGAGGGCTTTTTGGCGCAACTGCCGGCGATAAGCGGCGGCAAGTCCCCCGCCGGGGGTGGTGATCCGACTGTCCTTCATCTCTTTAAAACCCCTGGGGCACGGGCAAAGCCCTGGGTGGGCGCTTCGCCTCGAGGGGCGCGGCACCGGGATGGTGTCGCGGGGCCAAGGTCAAGCCCCCCGCTGACTGCAAGCGCCGGTCAGCCCGGCGTCATTCCTCGAAGAGTATCTTGTGGTTGACCAGGTTCATGCGCTTGATGCGCCCCCGGACGATCTTCTGGTCGCCGAAGATGCCCACCAGCCGGAAGACCCCGTCCTCTTCGGGTTCCACCAGGTCCACGGCCTGCATCAACAGCTCTTCCTTGCCGTCCTTGACGAAATAGGCATTGGCTTCACACATGGTTGATTACCTCCTTGATTTTTCCTTCCACCGCGCGCTGCACCAGGTGCGGCAGCGGCTCCCAAACCACCCCGATGATCTCGATCGGCTCCTGGGAAAAGGGCACCAGCACCTTCAGCGCCGGGCTCGAGGTGACCGCCGCCGCCATGGCCGGGGTGACCTCGCCCAGCATGGCGTTGGCCCAGGTCACGCTGATCGGCCCGACGATGCAGTCCGCATGGGCCACACAGTGGCAGATGGCGTTTTCACCCGAAGCCCCCTTGTTGGCGCCGGCCTTGAGCATCTGGGCGGTGGCGATGGCGTTGGTGCCCAGAGCGATCAGTTCGACGCTCTCGCCGAAAGCTTCCTTGATATATTTGATGAGGGTGGCCCCGATGCCGCCCCCCTGGCCGTCCAACACACAGATTCGTTTACGCAATATGTTCATCCTTGGGTTAAGGTCGTCCCCCCTTCACACCCCTTTCGCCAAAAAGAAAAGCCATAAATTCCGGGCTGCTGCCAGCCGCGGCCTTCATGGCCTGAAAATTAAAAAAAGTGGGGTCGAAACCGGAGCGGGCGCCTTCATGACGCCGGATCTGGTGCCTTTCTACGCCAAAAGAAAACCGGTTGTCAAGGCAAAAGGGTCCGGCCCGCCCGGATGGATCGGCTCAAAAGATGCAGGCGAAACCAAGCTGAGGTCAGCTCACGATTTCGTTCCATTCCCCCTGCCACAACAGGTGGATGAAATCCGTGTAGGGCAGAATATCAATGCCATCCTCGGTCTTGCGCCTGTTCTTTTCAAGGCCCACCAGGAGAAGATGCCCGACGGACGGATAATCCTGGCGGTCTTGAGCAGATCGATGCGCACCGCATCCGGGTAGACGGATTTCAACAACGTGGTTTTCCCGGTTTGCCGTGGCCCCCACAAAAAAAAACTTCGCTTCGGATCGGCGGGGAGTGCCAGCAACCTTTTGCACATCGTGTGAGTCCCCAATGAAATACATGTATATTGACGCCGTACAGCATGATCGTAAAGAACACGGGAAATGTAAAGGCATTTGCCGGTTAGCACCAAGAAGGGGCGGAATGCCCACAGGGGCTGGCCACAGGGCAGGCGTCGCCGTCGATTGTAACCTGAAGGGGCAGCGCGCCTCACTCCCCCGGGACGGGCTTGAGCTTGAGGATGACGTCCAAGAGCAGGGTGTATTTGGCCGGTGTGGGGCCGTCGGCGCCCTCGATGTCGAAGGTTCGCAGGTCGATCTGAAAGGCGCTGCGCACCAGGAGCCGCGGGGCGCCGTCCGCGCCGATGACCGGCTCGAATTCCGCAACCACCGAGAGGGGCACACTTTTTCCCTTCAAGGTGAAATTGCCGGAGACCGCCGCCGGCGTCAGCCGTCCGTAAGCAATCGGCTCGCCGTCGCCGCTGACGGCCTGAATATCGAAGCGCGCCTGGGGAAAGGTCCTGGCGCCCAGAAGAGCGCTGCCGCGAACGGCCTCATCCAGCACCGGTTCCCCCAGGGTGACCGCGCGGCGCGTGTCGACCTCGACAAACCCGGTGGTGCCTTCCACGGCAAGGGTTTCCGGCAGCGACAGGCGACCCGCGGCCACTTTGACCTCGCCGGCATAGTGGTCCAGGGGCGCCGGAAACCGGAACTGGATCATCGGGGGATCATCGGGACCGGGCCCCTCCAGGGTCCAGACGCGCGCCAGGGCGACATCCGGGGTGCTGTCGGCGGCCGCCAGGGCGGGCGCCGCGGGCAGCGTAAAACCGATCTCCTCCCAGCTCAGACGGGGGACCGCGGCGGCCACCGGGTCAAAGGCGTCACCGCTCGCCGGGCTCCCGATCTGCCGGACCACGGCGGCTTCCATCAGCGCAGCGGCCTGTTCGAAGAGCTTCCAGCGGGACTTCCAGGCACCGGTCAGCGGGTCCTGCTTTTTCTCGAAGATCGGGGACTCGCAGTCAAACTGGGAATACAGCGCCAGGGAGAGATACAGCGTGCCCTCCGGGGACACCCAGGGGTAGAAGTCCATGTAAAACCCCCGGTCGGCACGTTCCAGGTCCACCACAGGCTGGAGTTTAAAGTGCCCAAAGCCGCGGACGATGCTGGCCAGGGCCTCTTCCAGAAAGGCCTCGTGGGAATAGCCCGCCGGCTGCGTGCCGGTGACCGCCGACACCTTAAGCGGCGCCCAGACCCGGCTGCGGCCGTTTTGCCAGACGGGGATGCGTTCCCGGCGGTTGGGCGCCTCCCCCTGGGGAACGAAACGGGAGGTGCGGATGAAATTGCGCACCCGGCCCGGGGTGGTCGTGCGCCCCTGGTAGAGCGAGCGGCCGCGGTGGTTTTGAAAGACGATCAGCGGGGTGACGGCGACCTCCGGGGGCGCGCCGCCGCCGGCCGCGACAACGTGCAGGGGCACCCCCAGGCCGGATGCGACCTCGCCGATGGCGGGCAGCTGTTGGCTTTGAAACACCCGGTCCACCTCGGAGGGTCCGGGCTGAACGAACACGATCAGCTGCTCGGACGAAGGCGCCGCACCAGTCGCCGGCGCACCCACCGGCAGCAGCAGCAAGGCGGCCGCTGCCACGAAGGTTACGAACGGTTTAAGGATATTAAGGGAAACGATCATTGCGGGCTTCCTACGGCTGCCGGATGACCTCGATGCTGACCGTCAGGTCCACCTCGTCGCTGAGCCCCTCCAGCATGAAGTCCATCCCCCAGTCGCTGCGCTTGATGGTGAATTCGGTCTCGAAGCCCCGCCGGAACTTTCCCCAGGGGTCCTGGCCGGCACCGGTCTTGCGGGCGGTGACGGTCACCGGCCGCGTCTGGCCGAGGAGGGTCAGGTCGCCGGTGATCTCGAAGCTGTCCGCCGCCAGCTTTTGGATCTTGGTGCTCTGAAAGCTGATGGTGGTGAACTTTTCGGCGTTGAAGAAGTCCGCACTGCGCAGGTGCTCGTCGCGCTTTTGGACATCGGTGTCAACGTCTTTGGCGTTTACCTGCATGGCGACGGCGACGATGGTCGCATTGGCGTCGTCCCAGGTCAGCTCGCCGGTGGCCCCGTTGAAGCGCCCGTAGGAGTAGCCAATGTCGAGGTGCTTGATTTTGAACAGGATGTAGCTGTGGACGGTATCCACCTGATAGGTTTCAGCGGCGCGTGCGGGCGCTGCAGCCGCCGCCAGCGCGACGGCAACCACGGCGATAAATCGAGTGACAAAAGACTGAATCTGCATGGCGGCCTCCTTCCGAGGGGGGGTGGTGAAAAGGGAGCGGCTGAAACACGGCCACAACCGCCGGGTGGGGATAGGTCGGTGCGCCGCGAGCGGGCGCTTTCCGCGATACCGAGCGATGAGGTTCAACGTAATGGCCGCGGCAGGCTTGTCAAGTTGCGCACGGCGGGCGCAGGGGAAGATCCCTGGGGTCGGGGTGACCGCCACCACGGCCGTTATCACCCGGAGACCCGGACGGCGGCAATCGCTTGGAAGACGCCCATTTTGCGGATTGCTAGTGGCCGAAGGGGCATACCGGGTAGCGGCACTCGGGGCAGCCCAGGCACAGGCCACCGTGGCCCATGTCGGCGATGGTTTCGCGGGTGATGGGTTCACCGGCCAGCACCCGCGGCAGCATCAGGTCAAAGACCGTGGTGGGGTGATAGTAGACACAGGCCGGCAGACCCAGGATCTGGGTTTCCCCGAGGCGCGCGTAAAGGAACATGGCGCCGGGCAAAATCGGGCTGCCGTAGGCGATGACCTCGGCCCCGGCCAGACGGACGCCCATGCGCGTGACGTCGTCGGGGTCCACCGAGAGGCCGCCGGTGGTCAGGATCAGCTCGCAGCCCAGATCCACCAGTTCGCCCAGCGCCGCGGCGATCCGCCCGGGGTCGTCGGGAACGATGATCTTGCGGACGAAAGTACAGCCGTAGTCCTGGGCTTTTTGCCCGACGTAACGGTCGAACTCGTCCTGGATCAAGCCCGCGTGGAGTTCCGATCCGGTCACCAGCCCGCCGAAGCGCATCCGGCGGTAAGGGGTGATTTCCAGCACGGGGGCCGCTTTTGCGGCCAGGGCTTCCAGGGCTTCGATCCGCGCGCGGGATATGGTCAAAGGAATGATGCGGGTGGCGGCCACGGTCTGGCCCCGGCGGCACGGCGTGCCGGTTTTCAGAGTGGCCAGGATCAGATCGCCGATCTGATTGATCCCCCTAAGCCCGGCGACGTTGACCCGCAGCAGGCCCTCGCAGGTGCTCTGGATGCTGGATTTTCCCTCGCAGGGCGACCCCCAGGCGAGGTTCGGGCCTGAAACCGCCGCCGCGATCCGCAGCGCGGCCTGGTCCTCGTGCAGGTCTTCGGGTGACAGCTCCAGCACGTATAGGTGGCTCTTGCCCATCTTGAGCAGTTCGGGAATGTCGGCCGCGGCGACGACGTGGCCTTTCTTGAACCCCACGCCCTTGAACCGGCCGGGGATGATGCGGGTCATGTCGTGGGCCAAAACGCTGCCCACGGCATCTTCGACGCGGATTGTTTTCATTTGGTCACGGTTCCTGTCAGCCGGCGGCAGTGCCGTCCTGAAATTGGTGGCTGTCGGGGGTGCACTGCAACCATCCGAGTTCCTGAGGGATTCGCTTGGCCGTCCGGCAACAGG
The sequence above is a segment of the Desulfobacteraceae bacterium genome. Coding sequences within it:
- a CDS encoding iron ABC transporter permease; translated protein: MKDSRITTPGGGLAAAYRRQLRQKALWLAGLTGLTFAVGVFAVGQGAYDLSPFKVLQALVGRAPEAADVVVWKIRLPRILAAVVSGCGLSLAGLGIQTLLKNPLGSPSTLGISQGAAFGAALAIVVFGAGVFSVTVFAFAGAMGATLIILTLARLRQLSPEAIILAGVALSSLFASATILVQYLATETELAVVVFWTFGDVARSNWGEIGLVAAVSLMTMVYLLIRRWDLNALTAGEEAARGLGTNVARVRLQGMLAAALVAAMVTAFHGVIAFVGLIAPHLARRLVGEENGLLIPFSAILGALLLLLADTVGRVLIGSGALPVGVVTSFMGAPMFLFLLVRGRH
- a CDS encoding ABC transporter ATP-binding protein, translating into MLTAAEIRFAYNGRAVLDDVGFELGAGRILGVLGVNGAGKSTLLKCLNRILAPQQGTVLLENEDLLRMDCQRIARRVGYIPQKASEGGLTVFEAVFVGRKPHIRWKAGRADYDRVEAALEAMGLAPLAHRPVSALSGGELQKVIIARALAQSPKILLMDEPTSSLDLRNQLEVLGLIRRIVHSDGLAAVVSIHDLNLALRFADHFLFLKDHRVHARVPRREVDAALVREVYGVDVEIAMVRGQAVVVPVAPAGEGQ
- a CDS encoding DUF3842 family protein, with the translated sequence MNILRKRICVLDGQGGGIGATLIKYIKEAFGESVELIALGTNAIATAQMLKAGANKGASGENAICHCVAHADCIVGPISVTWANAMLGEVTPAMAAAVTSSPALKVLVPFSQEPIEIIGVVWEPLPHLVQRAVEGKIKEVINHV
- a CDS encoding YceI family protein, yielding MIVSLNILKPFVTFVAAAALLLLPVGAPATGAAPSSEQLIVFVQPGPSEVDRVFQSQQLPAIGEVASGLGVPLHVVAAGGGAPPEVAVTPLIVFQNHRGRSLYQGRTTTPGRVRNFIRTSRFVPQGEAPNRRERIPVWQNGRSRVWAPLKVSAVTGTQPAGYSHEAFLEEALASIVRGFGHFKLQPVVDLERADRGFYMDFYPWVSPEGTLYLSLALYSQFDCESPIFEKKQDPLTGAWKSRWKLFEQAAALMEAAVVRQIGSPASGDAFDPVAAAVPRLSWEEIGFTLPAAPALAAADSTPDVALARVWTLEGPGPDDPPMIQFRFPAPLDHYAGEVKVAAGRLSLPETLAVEGTTGFVEVDTRRAVTLGEPVLDEAVRGSALLGARTFPQARFDIQAVSGDGEPIAYGRLTPAAVSGNFTLKGKSVPLSVVAEFEPVIGADGAPRLLVRSAFQIDLRTFDIEGADGPTPAKYTLLLDVILKLKPVPGE
- a CDS encoding CooT family nickel-binding protein, yielding MCEANAYFVKDGKEELLMQAVDLVEPEEDGVFRLVGIFGDQKIVRGRIKRMNLVNHKILFEE
- a CDS encoding molybdopterin-binding protein, producing MKTIRVEDAVGSVLAHDMTRIIPGRFKGVGFKKGHVVAAADIPELLKMGKSHLYVLELSPEDLHEDQAALRIAAAVSGPNLAWGSPCEGKSSIQSTCEGLLRVNVAGLRGINQIGDLILATLKTGTPCRRGQTVAATRIIPLTISRARIEALEALAAKAAPVLEITPYRRMRFGGLVTGSELHAGLIQDEFDRYVGQKAQDYGCTFVRKIIVPDDPGRIAAALGELVDLGCELILTTGGLSVDPDDVTRMGVRLAGAEVIAYGSPILPGAMFLYARLGETQILGLPACVYYHPTTVFDLMLPRVLAGEPITRETIADMGHGGLCLGCPECRYPVCPFGH
- a CDS encoding YceI family protein yields the protein MQIQSFVTRFIAVVAVALAAAAAPARAAETYQVDTVHSYILFKIKHLDIGYSYGRFNGATGELTWDDANATIVAVAMQVNAKDVDTDVQKRDEHLRSADFFNAEKFTTISFQSTKIQKLAADSFEITGDLTLLGQTRPVTVTARKTGAGQDPWGKFRRGFETEFTIKRSDWGMDFMLEGLSDEVDLTVSIEVIRQP